From Saprospiraceae bacterium, one genomic window encodes:
- a CDS encoding ribonuclease Z: protein MQKEKKNSIPFDLLILGSSSAIPSDSRFPSAQVIRMGEDLFLIDCGEASQNRLWAHRVKWNKIGWILISHMHGDHVYGLPGLITSFCHLQRENPLKIAGPRGIKDYLHNIFYHSQVKPCFEIEFIELDQKPSIVMDEEWRSIQAFPLDHRIPTMGYQLKIHKQIRRLNMDKLDQLSIALEDYQRIIIGESVCDSEGRVYHADELTFTEEFRRSYAYCSDTRYMESLIPKLHGTDVLYHETTYLDDLADKAHQTGHTTARQAAEFAKKAEVGQLITGHYSSRYKDLQVILDECRTIFPNTILGKEGLRMEIRSSSFSVI, encoded by the coding sequence ATGCAGAAGGAGAAGAAGAATAGCATTCCTTTTGACTTGCTGATTTTGGGCAGCTCGTCGGCGATTCCTTCCGATTCAAGATTTCCAAGTGCCCAAGTGATTCGAATGGGTGAGGATCTTTTTCTGATTGATTGTGGAGAGGCAAGCCAAAATCGTCTATGGGCACATCGTGTAAAGTGGAATAAAATCGGATGGATACTGATCTCTCATATGCATGGAGATCATGTATACGGATTGCCGGGTTTGATTACTAGCTTTTGTCATTTGCAGCGTGAAAATCCTTTGAAGATTGCAGGCCCTCGTGGCATTAAAGATTACCTACACAACATTTTTTATCACAGCCAGGTAAAACCATGTTTTGAAATCGAATTTATTGAATTGGACCAAAAGCCAAGCATTGTAATGGATGAGGAATGGAGAAGCATTCAAGCCTTTCCATTGGATCACAGAATTCCAACGATGGGTTATCAATTAAAAATCCACAAGCAAATCAGGAGACTGAATATGGATAAATTAGACCAACTTTCGATTGCATTGGAGGATTACCAAAGGATCATAATTGGAGAATCAGTTTGCGATTCAGAAGGTCGAGTATACCATGCTGATGAATTAACTTTTACAGAAGAATTCAGAAGATCCTATGCCTATTGCAGCGACACCCGATATATGGAATCTTTGATTCCAAAATTGCACGGGACAGATGTTTTGTACCATGAGACCACCTACCTGGATGATTTGGCGGATAAGGCACATCAAACTGGCCATACCACCGCGCGTCAGGCTGCGGAATTTGCCAAAAAGGCTGAAGTGGGTCAATTGATTACCGGCCATTATTCTTCCAGGTATAAAGACTTGCAAGTTATTCTCGATGAATGCCGCACAATTTTTCCAAATACCATTTTGGGAAAAGAAGGACTTAGAATGGAGATTCGTTCATCTTCTTTTTCTGTTATTTGA
- a CDS encoding STAS domain-containing protein produces the protein MKYQIDKQDRYAVFSLEEPNLNSLIAPDLKSEFVFLKNEGVRNLILDLKDVQYIDSSGLSSILTANRLWSEDGSFVMCNMNSEGVRKLIEISKLDSILTIIPTLDESVEYVFMEDIERDLNAEGEEE, from the coding sequence ATGAAGTATCAAATAGACAAGCAGGACCGGTATGCTGTTTTTTCTTTAGAAGAACCCAATCTCAATTCTTTGATTGCACCTGACCTCAAATCCGAATTTGTTTTCTTAAAAAACGAAGGAGTCCGCAATCTGATCCTGGATCTCAAGGACGTCCAGTACATTGATTCTTCAGGTTTGAGTTCTATTCTGACCGCCAATCGCCTGTGGAGTGAAGATGGTAGTTTTGTCATGTGCAACATGAATTCAGAAGGCGTACGTAAACTGATCGAGATTTCTAAATTAGACAGTATTCTCACCATCATCCCCACCTTGGATGAGTCCGTCGAATATGTTTTTATGGAGGATATCGAGAGAGACCTAAATGCAGAAGGAGAAGAAGAATAG
- a CDS encoding ATP-dependent Clp protease ATP-binding subunit — MNKRFSAKVKKVLANSREEALKLGHDYIGTEHILLGMLQESDTLAIHVLKSLKINLSELKDQIIEAIPVRKGEETSFQVGNLPLNKQAEKVLKFTYLEAKSTREEEIYPEHLMLSILKNQDNLASHILKDNNIDYDLYRSELEYLVTQDHSSEEAPDISASSQDPDSFEEEPPSSSFSKKSGSKSQTPVLDNYGRDITKLAEDGRLDPIVGREREIERVSQILSRRKKNNPILIGEPGVGKTAIVEGLALRIMQKKVSRTLFNKRIVMLDLAALVAGTKYRGQFEERIKAIMGELEKSRDVILFIDEIHTIIGAGGATGSLDASNIFKPALARGELQCIGASTLDEYRQHIEKDGALDRRFQKVMVDPPSVEEAYQILQNIRPKYEEFHSVSYSDEAIDACVKLSDRYITDRFLPDKAIDVMDEVGARVHLKNIHVPKHIEEIETQIDSIREQKNQAVKGQQYEKAADLRDLESKLQKKLESAKFNWDEESKTRRFPVTEDDIAEVVAMMTGIPVKKVAQSESKKLVNMGDSIKNSIIGQDEAVTKIVKAIQRNRVGLKDPKKPIGSFIFLGPTGVGKTEMAKALARFMFDSDDALIRLDMSEYMEKFTVSRLIGAPPGYVGYEEGGQLTEKVRRKPYSVVLLDEIEKAHPDVYNILLQVLDEGQLTDGLGRKVDFKNTVIIMTSNIGVRQLKDFGQGVGFATKSRQDNAEENTRSVIKNALKKTFSPEFLNRIDDVLIFNGLEKEQIFQIIHLVVNSLLKRIEQMKLELSIHQDTMEFLAEKGYDPQFGARPLHRAVQKYLEDPLAEYILSENPEPGTKLKAVMNKEKDSVLIQTASKTSTSKKSQS; from the coding sequence ATGAACAAAAGGTTTTCAGCTAAAGTAAAAAAAGTGTTGGCAAACAGCCGTGAAGAAGCCCTCAAGCTTGGACACGATTACATTGGTACTGAGCACATACTGCTTGGAATGCTCCAGGAATCAGATACCCTGGCCATCCATGTCCTCAAATCTCTAAAGATCAATCTCAGCGAATTGAAGGACCAAATCATCGAAGCCATTCCGGTTCGCAAGGGTGAAGAAACCAGTTTTCAGGTGGGCAATCTTCCCCTAAACAAACAAGCGGAAAAGGTCCTTAAGTTTACCTACCTCGAAGCCAAAAGTACCAGAGAAGAAGAAATTTATCCGGAACACTTGATGCTGAGCATCCTCAAAAATCAGGACAATCTGGCTTCCCATATTCTAAAAGACAACAACATTGATTACGATCTTTATCGTTCTGAATTAGAATACCTGGTCACCCAGGATCACAGCAGCGAAGAAGCTCCAGATATCAGCGCGTCTTCACAAGACCCGGATTCCTTTGAAGAAGAACCACCATCCTCATCTTTTTCAAAAAAGTCCGGTTCCAAATCACAGACGCCTGTATTGGACAATTATGGAAGAGACATCACCAAGCTCGCAGAAGATGGACGTCTTGACCCCATCGTTGGACGGGAAAGAGAGATAGAGCGGGTTTCTCAAATACTCAGCAGACGCAAAAAAAACAATCCGATTTTGATTGGTGAACCCGGTGTTGGTAAAACTGCCATAGTCGAAGGACTTGCACTTCGAATCATGCAAAAGAAAGTGTCGAGGACTTTGTTTAACAAAAGAATTGTGATGCTTGATCTTGCTGCACTGGTGGCTGGAACCAAATACAGGGGACAGTTTGAAGAAAGGATCAAAGCCATTATGGGAGAGCTTGAAAAATCCCGGGATGTCATTCTTTTTATTGATGAAATTCACACCATTATTGGAGCAGGAGGTGCGACAGGTTCATTGGATGCTTCCAATATTTTTAAACCTGCCTTGGCCCGTGGAGAATTGCAATGTATTGGAGCCTCCACGCTGGATGAGTACCGCCAACATATTGAGAAAGACGGAGCTCTCGACAGGAGATTCCAGAAAGTAATGGTTGATCCTCCTTCTGTAGAAGAGGCCTATCAAATCCTTCAAAACATACGACCAAAATACGAAGAATTTCATTCTGTTTCCTATAGCGATGAAGCCATCGATGCCTGTGTTAAATTGAGCGATCGTTATATCACCGATCGATTTTTGCCGGACAAAGCTATTGACGTAATGGATGAAGTTGGAGCCCGTGTCCACTTAAAAAACATACACGTACCGAAGCACATCGAAGAAATTGAGACCCAAATAGATTCGATTCGCGAACAAAAAAATCAAGCAGTAAAAGGGCAACAATATGAAAAAGCAGCCGATTTGAGAGATCTGGAATCTAAACTTCAGAAAAAACTCGAATCTGCTAAGTTTAATTGGGACGAGGAAAGCAAGACAAGAAGGTTTCCGGTGACGGAAGACGACATCGCAGAAGTGGTGGCCATGATGACGGGAATTCCTGTTAAGAAGGTCGCTCAGAGTGAGAGCAAAAAGCTCGTTAATATGGGCGATTCTATTAAAAATTCAATTATTGGCCAGGATGAAGCGGTCACTAAAATTGTTAAGGCAATCCAGAGAAACAGGGTTGGATTAAAAGACCCTAAAAAACCAATCGGTAGCTTTATCTTCCTTGGCCCTACCGGAGTGGGAAAAACAGAAATGGCAAAAGCTTTGGCCAGGTTTATGTTTGACTCGGACGATGCTTTAATCCGGCTTGACATGAGTGAATACATGGAAAAATTTACGGTGTCGAGATTGATTGGAGCACCTCCAGGCTACGTGGGTTACGAAGAAGGTGGTCAATTGACCGAAAAAGTCAGAAGGAAACCCTATTCAGTTGTTCTTTTGGACGAAATTGAAAAAGCCCATCCCGATGTTTACAATATTCTGCTTCAGGTTTTGGACGAGGGACAACTAACAGATGGATTGGGACGCAAAGTGGATTTTAAAAATACGGTCATCATAATGACTTCCAACATTGGAGTAAGACAATTAAAAGATTTTGGTCAGGGTGTTGGTTTTGCCACTAAATCCAGACAGGACAACGCAGAAGAGAACACCAGATCAGTCATTAAAAATGCCCTTAAAAAAACCTTTAGTCCTGAATTCCTCAACAGAATAGACGATGTGCTGATTTTTAATGGGCTTGAAAAAGAGCAAATATTCCAAATTATCCATTTGGTAGTCAACTCTTTGCTAAAGCGCATCGAGCAGATGAAACTAGAATTAAGCATACATCAGGATACCATGGAATTCCTCGCAGAGAAAGGATATGACCCTCAATTTGGGGCTAGACCTTTGCATCGCGCTGTTCAAAAATATCTGGAAGATCCTTTGGCTGAGTATATCCTAAGTGAAAATCCCGAACCAGGCACAAAGTTGAAAGCAGTCATGAACAAAGAAAAAGATTCAGTTCTCATACAGACAGCTTCCAAAACGAGTACGTCCAAAAAATCGCAATCCTGA
- a CDS encoding translation initiation factor IF-3 produces the protein MNRKKPGPLDILRGQFRVNDEIKSPTIRLVGEDFDEISQIAGKTIEAGVYSTAQAVKWAYDLGIDLVEITAKADPPVCKIIDFNKFIYLKKKKEKEIKAKTVKVVIKEIRFGPNTDDHDFEFKVKHATKFLEENCKVKAYVQFRGRAIAFKDRGELILLRFINELVHLGSAEELPRLEGKRMYVIISPKKTKN, from the coding sequence ATTAATAGAAAGAAGCCAGGGCCACTGGACATACTAAGAGGCCAATTCCGCGTTAACGATGAAATTAAAAGCCCCACCATCAGATTGGTGGGCGAAGATTTTGACGAAATCTCCCAAATCGCTGGTAAAACCATTGAAGCTGGAGTTTACTCTACCGCCCAAGCAGTCAAATGGGCCTATGACTTGGGGATAGATTTGGTTGAAATTACTGCAAAAGCAGATCCTCCGGTTTGTAAAATCATTGACTTTAACAAGTTTATTTACCTTAAGAAGAAGAAGGAAAAAGAAATTAAAGCCAAAACGGTCAAAGTGGTCATTAAAGAAATCAGATTTGGACCCAATACCGATGACCATGATTTTGAATTTAAGGTCAAACATGCCACCAAGTTTTTGGAAGAGAACTGTAAGGTCAAGGCTTATGTGCAGTTTCGTGGACGGGCGATCGCTTTTAAAGACCGGGGAGAATTAATTTTGCTACGATTTATCAATGAATTGGTCCATTTGGGATCCGCAGAGGAGCTTCCAAGGCTGGAAGGAAAGAGGATGTACGTCATCATTTCTCCCAAAAAGACAAAAAATTAA
- the rpmI gene encoding 50S ribosomal protein L35 codes for MPKVKTHSGSKKRFKLTGTGKVKRAQANTSHRLSSKSKKAKGRHKSSIVAHPTEQSRMRVLLGIF; via the coding sequence ATGCCAAAGGTAAAGACTCATTCAGGTTCGAAGAAAAGATTCAAATTAACCGGAACAGGTAAGGTGAAAAGGGCTCAAGCCAATACTTCACACCGTCTGAGCAGTAAAAGCAAAAAAGCCAAAGGGCGGCACAAGTCAAGTATTGTAGCGCATCCTACAGAACAGAGCCGCATGAGAGTTTTACTTGGAATCTTTTAA
- the rplT gene encoding 50S ribosomal protein L20, translated as MPRSVNSVAAKARRKKILKAARGYFSGRSKVYTVAKNAVERAMKYAFIHRRQKKRAFRRLWIARINAAVRPFGINYSRFIDKLNKNNIIINRKVLADLALHNPESFKAVVDKVNS; from the coding sequence ATGCCACGTTCAGTCAATTCGGTAGCAGCCAAAGCGAGGAGAAAGAAAATCCTCAAAGCAGCCAGAGGCTATTTTAGCGGAAGGTCCAAAGTTTACACAGTAGCAAAAAATGCTGTGGAACGCGCAATGAAATACGCCTTCATCCACAGAAGGCAGAAAAAACGCGCATTCAGAAGGCTTTGGATCGCCAGAATCAATGCTGCAGTCAGACCTTTCGGTATTAACTACTCCAGGTTTATCGACAAATTAAACAAAAACAATATTATCATTAACAGGAAGGTATTGGCAGATCTCGCTCTGCACAACCCTGAAAGCTTCAAAGCAGTCGTGGATAAAGTCAATTCCTGA
- a CDS encoding T9SS type A sorting domain-containing protein, whose amino-acid sequence MRMFFALALLSFFNQNQAVAGSHSPTPQTLIVECPDEIYLQEGQAFDTSVTGAPKVISNNGGAVNITWIEFFAPGNCSNMHDIVTRNFTIRNALGELERCSQRIYLRHHRPDNIHIPFDTTVSHPRDISFSEAVLGAKLPFRMISFTYTDSKISNGCNSPVRIRREWRFTDLCSGQVTQKISFINVLNYQNSFEHNRITEDAICEQEGFIEIIPKGEFGPYKYRWNTNDSTPVLVNLFPGIYSAVITDKFGCNQLQNVGLQSMSDKADVGGRIVTQNDYRVYPDSIYFGLPNNITKVCLSPNGGLHYGMTLKERKSGFMEYRLVKRSEPIEGISSRDIIYIQRHILSIEKFVDTLKYFAADVNNNKNVTASDITELRRIILGIKDNFTEVLPWYFLVHNWKQVIAPHQSFQSILFNGLQIINFPRTNADILAIKMGDIDLSYRRQLVGDRMESRAKNLDVFLMVQQKRTEPGEILEIPVFLKGQKGITGYQFSLNVCGDATLLDVESLQLSEENYHWDDQGLNVSYTDALGLNWDENKPILLLKIKSGSLQALLSNQLCLDGRLQPEFYDKEIDIHSLEILFERANPDERQFGIMPNPAADWFWITTDSHLPFQYEIINTQGQIIMSGTINGSEQIESNLFTNGIYSIRFFQSASLVGSKRILIHK is encoded by the coding sequence ATGAGGATGTTTTTCGCACTTGCTTTGCTCTCATTTTTTAACCAAAATCAAGCAGTCGCAGGTTCTCACTCCCCCACACCTCAAACATTGATCGTTGAATGTCCGGATGAGATTTACCTGCAAGAAGGTCAGGCCTTTGACACATCTGTCACAGGAGCGCCAAAGGTGATTTCCAACAATGGAGGTGCTGTTAATATTACCTGGATTGAATTTTTTGCGCCAGGTAATTGCTCCAATATGCACGACATTGTTACCCGGAATTTTACCATAAGAAATGCCCTTGGAGAACTGGAACGGTGTTCTCAAAGAATCTATTTAAGGCACCATAGACCTGACAATATTCATATTCCTTTTGATACCACCGTATCCCACCCAAGGGATATTTCATTTTCAGAGGCTGTACTTGGAGCAAAGCTTCCGTTTCGCATGATCAGTTTTACCTATACTGACTCAAAAATCTCCAACGGTTGTAACTCGCCTGTAAGAATCAGAAGAGAGTGGAGGTTCACAGATTTGTGTTCGGGACAAGTCACACAGAAAATTAGTTTCATCAATGTTCTCAATTATCAAAATAGTTTTGAGCACAACCGAATTACGGAAGATGCCATTTGTGAGCAGGAAGGATTTATTGAAATTATTCCCAAAGGTGAATTCGGTCCATATAAATATCGTTGGAACACCAATGACTCTACTCCTGTATTGGTTAATCTTTTTCCTGGAATTTACAGTGCTGTAATCACCGATAAATTCGGTTGCAATCAACTTCAAAATGTAGGACTTCAATCGATGTCAGACAAAGCAGATGTAGGTGGTAGAATTGTCACTCAAAATGATTATAGAGTTTATCCTGACAGTATATATTTTGGATTGCCAAATAACATCACGAAGGTTTGTCTCTCGCCCAATGGAGGTTTACACTATGGCATGACTCTTAAAGAGCGGAAAAGTGGATTCATGGAATACCGCTTGGTTAAAAGATCAGAACCCATTGAAGGTATTTCGTCTCGTGATATAATCTATATTCAAAGACACATCCTCAGTATTGAAAAATTTGTAGATACCCTAAAATATTTTGCCGCAGATGTCAACAACAATAAAAATGTGACGGCATCTGATATAACAGAATTGCGTAGAATAATCCTGGGTATTAAAGACAATTTTACAGAAGTCCTACCTTGGTATTTTTTAGTTCATAATTGGAAGCAAGTTATTGCACCCCATCAGAGTTTTCAATCTATTTTATTTAATGGTCTTCAGATTATTAATTTTCCAAGGACCAATGCAGATATTTTGGCAATTAAAATGGGCGATATTGATCTGAGTTATAGAAGACAACTGGTGGGTGATCGGATGGAATCAAGAGCAAAGAATCTCGATGTTTTTCTGATGGTGCAGCAAAAAAGAACTGAGCCAGGAGAAATTCTGGAAATTCCAGTTTTTCTGAAGGGACAAAAAGGTATAACCGGGTATCAGTTTTCTCTAAATGTATGCGGCGATGCAACACTTTTGGACGTTGAGTCTTTGCAATTATCTGAGGAAAATTATCATTGGGATGATCAGGGCCTGAATGTTAGCTATACCGATGCATTGGGATTGAACTGGGATGAAAACAAACCCATCCTCTTATTAAAGATAAAATCTGGAAGCCTACAGGCTTTGCTGTCCAATCAGCTTTGTCTAGATGGCAGACTTCAACCTGAATTCTACGACAAAGAAATTGATATCCATTCTTTGGAAATATTGTTTGAAAGAGCCAATCCTGATGAAAGGCAATTTGGGATAATGCCAAATCCGGCAGCTGATTGGTTTTGGATTACAACCGATTCCCACCTGCCATTTCAATATGAAATCATCAATACCCAAGGACAAATTATTATGAGCGGCACAATCAATGGCTCTGAGCAAATTGAAAGCAATTTATTTACCAATGGAATTTATTCGATCCGATTCTTCCAATCAGCATCTTTGGTAGGATCTAAACGGATTTTGATTCACAAATAA
- a CDS encoding aspartate aminotransferase family protein, with protein sequence MIGQTSLTSLGFKVCKSKGSWLYDNTGHAYLDLISGFGVSNMGHGHPAILDAIHQQSTAYLHTNVYGEHAQTPQNALAALLRSTLPSSLGQVYFLSTGSEAVDAAIKLARTYTSRTEVVVLTKAYHGSTLAAESLRSDFPHKSHFLPLLPGVHFMEANHLEGLNKINEKTALVLLEPIQAEAGVVQLDLGFLSKLRARCDDYGALLAFDEIQTGFGRTGKMFAFQSTNVVPDILLLGKAIGGGLPLSALISNQKIIFSFAHSPALGYITTFGGNPLSCAAGFAHLKAMLDEEIIARIPEKSAIIHNCFQSKKISAKRLIGLFAAIELANEEMVKQIIEIAKTNYILIDSFLFRPQAIRIAPPLNIDHIDLKNACERINQWIEDYSQ encoded by the coding sequence TTGATCGGCCAAACAAGTTTGACCTCCCTGGGATTTAAAGTCTGTAAATCCAAAGGATCCTGGTTGTATGACAATACTGGCCATGCTTATCTTGATTTAATTTCCGGCTTTGGGGTCAGCAACATGGGTCACGGACACCCTGCTATTCTTGACGCCATTCATCAACAATCCACTGCTTATTTACACACCAATGTTTATGGAGAACATGCCCAAACGCCACAAAATGCTTTGGCTGCTTTGTTGAGAAGTACTTTGCCTTCCAGCCTTGGCCAGGTTTATTTTTTAAGTACTGGCAGTGAAGCTGTGGATGCAGCCATCAAGTTGGCAAGAACATATACTTCACGAACTGAAGTTGTCGTTTTGACAAAAGCCTACCATGGGAGCACATTGGCTGCAGAATCCCTTCGTTCTGATTTTCCCCATAAATCTCACTTCTTACCCTTATTGCCAGGAGTACATTTCATGGAAGCAAATCATCTGGAAGGACTAAATAAAATAAATGAGAAGACCGCTCTGGTGCTTTTAGAACCCATTCAGGCAGAAGCTGGAGTTGTTCAATTGGATCTTGGGTTCTTGTCAAAGCTTCGTGCAAGATGCGATGACTATGGTGCTTTGTTGGCATTTGACGAGATTCAAACGGGATTTGGAAGAACAGGTAAAATGTTTGCATTTCAATCTACGAATGTTGTTCCTGACATACTATTACTGGGGAAAGCGATTGGGGGAGGCTTGCCTTTGTCAGCGCTAATTAGCAATCAGAAAATTATATTTTCATTTGCTCATTCTCCGGCACTTGGATACATTACCACTTTTGGCGGCAACCCACTTTCTTGTGCAGCCGGTTTCGCGCATTTAAAAGCTATGTTGGATGAAGAAATTATTGCCAGAATTCCTGAAAAATCTGCAATCATTCATAATTGTTTTCAATCTAAAAAAATCTCAGCGAAACGATTGATTGGATTGTTCGCTGCAATTGAATTGGCAAATGAAGAAATGGTCAAGCAAATTATAGAAATTGCAAAAACCAATTATATTTTAATAGATAGTTTTCTATTTAGACCTCAGGCAATTCGTATTGCACCGCCATTGAACATTGATCATATCGATTTGAAAAACGCCTGTGAAAGAATCAACCAATGGATTGAAGATTATTCTCAATAG
- a CDS encoding thioredoxin family protein, which produces MIRTVYFLAFLAGIMAPASLKLQAQGIQFFQGSFQEALDKAQVEGKLVFMDAYTTWCGPCRRMAANTFPDPMVGDYYNENFINLKVDMEKGEGRDLSIRYAINSYPTLLYIDGQGKIVHRVSGARGPEAFIDLGKEALKKNDKSGDYAKLYNEGNRDPKTVLAYIKSLNNAGKPSLKIANEYLSTQTSLSTPENLEIIIESATEADSRIFDLLIEHKKEITQLKSQEVFDARVYQACHKTFSKALEYRNETLLKEAQIKIKNHSSKATEFVFQTNMEYYGKTGDPDRYLTAAKAYVKKSAKNDANKLTRTVEQSLGYFRTNKNVTEFAESVAKKAATNGGLTKQYLMYANVLKLNGKHKEALDICRKGKELAKEKNEPSFHFDQLEMEIEKLKG; this is translated from the coding sequence ATGATTCGCACAGTCTACTTTCTTGCCTTTTTAGCAGGTATCATGGCACCTGCAAGCTTAAAATTACAAGCCCAAGGCATCCAATTTTTTCAAGGCAGCTTTCAGGAGGCTTTAGACAAAGCACAGGTTGAAGGTAAACTGGTCTTTATGGACGCTTACACCACCTGGTGCGGACCTTGCCGCAGAATGGCAGCGAATACATTTCCTGATCCCATGGTAGGTGATTACTACAATGAGAATTTCATTAATTTAAAGGTGGACATGGAAAAAGGTGAAGGAAGGGATTTATCCATTCGTTATGCCATTAATTCCTACCCCACCCTATTGTATATTGACGGTCAAGGAAAAATAGTGCACAGAGTTTCCGGTGCCAGAGGCCCCGAAGCCTTCATTGACTTAGGTAAAGAAGCCTTGAAAAAAAATGACAAATCAGGAGACTACGCCAAATTATACAACGAAGGCAACAGAGACCCAAAAACTGTACTCGCCTATATTAAATCTTTAAATAATGCCGGTAAACCTAGTCTCAAAATTGCAAACGAATACCTCTCCACTCAAACTTCATTGAGCACTCCTGAAAATCTTGAGATTATCATTGAATCAGCAACTGAAGCAGATTCCAGGATTTTTGATTTACTCATTGAACATAAAAAAGAAATCACCCAATTAAAAAGTCAGGAAGTTTTTGATGCCAGGGTGTATCAAGCTTGCCATAAAACCTTTTCCAAAGCTTTGGAATATCGGAATGAAACATTGCTGAAAGAAGCCCAAATCAAGATTAAAAACCATTCTTCAAAAGCCACTGAGTTTGTATTTCAAACGAATATGGAGTATTATGGTAAAACCGGCGATCCAGATCGATATTTGACAGCTGCCAAAGCTTATGTTAAAAAATCTGCAAAAAATGATGCAAACAAATTAACCCGGACGGTTGAGCAGTCATTGGGATATTTCAGAACCAATAAAAATGTCACTGAATTTGCGGAGTCAGTTGCAAAAAAAGCTGCCACCAATGGTGGTCTTACCAAACAATACCTAATGTATGCCAATGTTCTCAAATTAAACGGTAAACACAAAGAAGCTCTGGACATTTGTAGGAAAGGAAAAGAACTGGCAAAAGAGAAAAATGAGCCTAGCTTTCATTTTGATCAATTGGAGATGGAAATCGAAAAGCTGAAAGGCTAG